From Microcystis aeruginosa NIES-2549, a single genomic window includes:
- a CDS encoding glycosyltransferase family 2 protein: protein MPKYSLIIPIYNEEETIPELYRRVSAVMDSLDDSVELILINDGSGDRSLKLMRELQERDARVCYISFARNFGHQAAVTAGLNFARGQVIVVLDADLQDPPELIPKMIESWQAGYHVVYAQRTKRKKESWFKRLTAYVFYRLLRQLADVDIPADTGDFCLMDRQVVDLLNSMPERNRYIRGLRAWIGFRQTAVKFERDPRFAGEVKYTFKKSLALAINSLVSFSKIPLRLSTYLGLFSALIALLMALLVLYWRLQQPDSPVTGLATILIAVFFLGSVQLISIGILGEYIGRIYEEVKGRPAYTIAEIAGLEIN from the coding sequence ATGCCGAAATATTCGCTAATTATTCCGATTTATAACGAGGAAGAAACCATTCCAGAACTCTATCGTCGTGTCAGTGCCGTCATGGATAGTTTAGATGATTCTGTGGAACTGATTCTGATTAATGATGGCAGTGGGGACCGATCCTTAAAATTAATGCGGGAACTACAGGAAAGAGATGCTAGGGTCTGTTATATTAGCTTTGCTCGCAACTTTGGCCATCAGGCAGCAGTAACAGCAGGACTCAATTTCGCTAGGGGTCAAGTTATTGTTGTCCTCGATGCCGACTTGCAAGATCCACCGGAATTGATTCCCAAAATGATCGAGTCTTGGCAAGCAGGTTATCATGTGGTTTACGCCCAGAGAACAAAACGGAAAAAAGAAAGTTGGTTTAAACGCCTGACTGCCTACGTTTTCTATAGATTGCTGCGACAATTAGCCGACGTGGATATCCCTGCGGACACGGGGGATTTTTGTCTGATGGATCGTCAGGTAGTGGACCTATTAAATTCTATGCCAGAACGGAATCGTTATATTCGCGGTTTGCGCGCTTGGATTGGTTTCCGACAAACTGCTGTTAAATTTGAGCGGGATCCCCGGTTTGCCGGTGAAGTCAAGTACACTTTTAAAAAATCCCTAGCTTTAGCGATTAATAGCTTGGTGTCTTTTTCTAAGATTCCCCTGCGTCTTTCCACTTATTTGGGCTTATTTTCCGCTTTAATTGCCCTGTTGATGGCTTTACTGGTTCTCTACTGGCGCTTACAGCAACCCGACTCTCCCGTTACCGGTTTAGCTACTATCTTGATCGCTGTGTTTTTCTTGGGTTCAGTACAATTGATCAGTATTGGCATATTAGGGGAATACATCGGGCGAATTTACGAAGAAGTTAAGGGCAGACCAGCCTATACAATCGCTGAGATCGCTGGGCTGGAAATTAATTAA
- a CDS encoding glycosyltransferase family 39 protein, with translation MIDQKKYLPDQSAANFGKFLIITILVIGIGLRFFHIDQKVYSADEVRSIMRFSGYTTQDVREQAFNGEIIDRKDLQYFQHPHSERSLSDALRSMMGNPEHPPLYHLLARFWMQLIPIENSARTFSIFLSILVIPCLYWLCLELFDSSLTGWIAIALFAVSPFQMLVAQNTTQYSLWTERN, from the coding sequence ATGATAGACCAGAAAAAATATTTACCTGATCAATCGGCTGCTAATTTCGGAAAGTTTTTGATTATCACTATTTTAGTAATCGGTATCGGATTGCGGTTTTTTCATATAGATCAAAAAGTCTATAGTGCCGATGAAGTTAGAAGTATCATGCGTTTTTCGGGATACACGACTCAAGATGTGCGGGAGCAGGCTTTCAACGGTGAAATTATTGACAGGAAAGACCTACAATATTTTCAACATCCTCATTCCGAACGCTCTCTATCCGATGCCTTGCGCTCTATGATGGGGAATCCAGAACATCCTCCCCTATACCATTTGTTAGCGCGCTTCTGGATGCAGTTAATCCCCATCGAAAATTCGGCCAGAACTTTCTCGATTTTCTTAAGCATCTTAGTCATTCCTTGCCTTTATTGGTTATGCCTAGAATTGTTCGATTCCTCCCTAACGGGCTGGATAGCGATCGCTTTATTCGCTGTTTCTCCCTTTCAGATGCTTGTGGCTCAAAATACCACCCAGTATAGTCTCTGGACAGAAAGGAATTAG
- the aat gene encoding leucyl/phenylalanyl-tRNA--protein transferase: MGGVVDTASIIQGYARGYFLMADEGGRLDWYSSKNRALIPLDQRFRYPQSLKRVLNQNRFTVAINRDFAGVCAGCADRSLTWISPELMQIYRQLHQAGWAHSFETWQGDRLAGGILGLAIGGVFIGESMFYKIPDGSKVAMVKLVEHLRERNFCLFDAQMQNPHLARFGAYTIGEKEYHSRLESALLKHCRFV, translated from the coding sequence TTGGGGGGAGTCGTGGATACCGCCTCTATTATACAAGGATACGCACGCGGTTACTTTCTCATGGCCGATGAGGGGGGCAGACTGGATTGGTATTCTAGTAAAAATCGCGCTCTTATCCCTCTCGATCAGCGTTTTAGGTATCCCCAGTCCCTAAAACGAGTTTTGAATCAAAATCGCTTTACGGTGGCTATTAACCGCGATTTTGCTGGGGTTTGTGCCGGTTGTGCCGATCGCTCCCTGACTTGGATTTCCCCAGAGTTAATGCAAATCTATCGGCAATTACACCAAGCCGGTTGGGCCCACAGTTTCGAGACTTGGCAAGGGGATCGATTAGCGGGGGGGATTTTAGGTTTAGCCATTGGCGGGGTTTTTATCGGGGAATCGATGTTTTATAAAATTCCCGATGGTTCTAAGGTTGCCATGGTCAAGTTAGTTGAACATCTCAGAGAAAGGAATTTCTGTCTATTTGATGCCCAAATGCAAAACCCCCATCTGGCTAGATTTGGGGCCTATACTATCGGCGAAAAAGAATATCATTCCCGACTGGAAAGCGCTCTGTTGAAGCATTGCCGTTTTGTTTAA
- a CDS encoding hybrid sensor histidine kinase/response regulator has product MSNQLRILIIDDDEVDRMAVRRFLRASEVEIQITEATNYQDAKELIFNDLFDCIFIDYRLPDRDGLTLVREIRQQGVKTPLIVLTGHGDEEIAVDLMKAGAWDYLNKFRLSPLRLNQALQNALRLYEAEKEAATAKQQKEQLAKQKEDFISRITHDLRTPLMSANRMLELFQEGLYGEITGEMIRAIQVIIRSNKNLLEMVNNLLEVYFHENGEKKLNLTKLKIVDILEEVCQELAPLAREKGLELSLNAENTGEVSLIGDRLELRRVFTNLIGNAIKFTQEGDVKIHLIPATEEDNFVTIVVEDTGIGIAAEELPRIFERLHSGPPESSTNGLGLYLSRRIIDAHGGTIAVTSELERGSSFSVRLPAYKDR; this is encoded by the coding sequence ATGTCAAACCAGTTAAGGATTCTAATTATTGATGATGATGAAGTGGATCGGATGGCCGTGCGCCGATTCTTAAGAGCATCGGAGGTGGAAATACAAATAACAGAAGCCACTAACTATCAAGATGCTAAAGAACTGATTTTCAATGATCTTTTTGACTGTATATTTATCGATTATCGTCTACCCGATCGAGATGGTTTGACTTTGGTGAGGGAAATTCGGCAACAGGGAGTTAAAACACCCCTAATTGTCTTAACCGGTCACGGAGACGAAGAAATTGCCGTCGATCTGATGAAAGCCGGTGCTTGGGATTACCTGAATAAATTTCGTCTTTCTCCCTTGCGCTTAAATCAAGCGCTCCAAAACGCCCTACGCCTCTATGAAGCGGAAAAAGAAGCGGCGACTGCCAAACAACAAAAAGAGCAATTAGCTAAACAAAAAGAAGATTTTATTTCGAGGATAACCCACGATTTGCGAACTCCCTTAATGTCGGCTAATCGGATGTTAGAACTATTTCAAGAAGGTTTATACGGTGAAATTACTGGCGAAATGATTCGAGCCATTCAGGTGATTATTCGCAGTAATAAGAATCTCTTGGAAATGGTTAATAATCTTTTGGAAGTTTATTTTCATGAAAACGGTGAAAAAAAACTGAATTTGACTAAATTAAAGATTGTCGATATTCTCGAAGAAGTGTGTCAGGAGTTAGCTCCCCTTGCCCGAGAAAAAGGACTAGAATTAAGCTTAAATGCCGAAAATACTGGAGAAGTTTCCCTAATTGGCGATCGCTTAGAACTGCGGCGCGTTTTTACCAATCTCATCGGCAATGCAATTAAATTTACCCAAGAGGGTGACGTGAAAATTCATCTTATCCCCGCTACAGAGGAAGATAATTTTGTCACCATTGTCGTCGAGGATACTGGTATAGGCATTGCAGCAGAAGAACTACCCAGGATTTTCGAGCGCCTGCACTCTGGTCCCCCAGAAAGTTCCACCAATGGTTTAGGACTTTATCTCTCCCGTCGCATTATCGATGCTCATGGGGGAACTATTGCCGTCACCTCAGAATTAGAACGGGGTAGTAGCTTTTCTGTCCGTTTACCTGCCTATAAAGATCGATAA
- the pdhA gene encoding pyruvate dehydrogenase (acetyl-transferring) E1 component subunit alpha, giving the protein MISERTLPTFNPASIIITKAEGLRLYEDMVLGRMFEDKCAEMYYRGKMFGFVHLYNGQEAISSGIIKALRQGEDYVSSTYRDHVHALSAGVPAKEVMAELFGKATGCSKGRGGSMHMFSAEHKLLGGYAFVAEGIPVATGAAFQSKYRREAMADAGADQVTVCFFGDGASNNGQFFECLNMAALWKLPIIYVVENNKWAIGMAHDRATSQPEIYKKASVFSMVGVEVDGMDVVAVHAAAREAVARARAGEGPTLIEALTYRFRGHSLADPDELRSADEKQFWGERDPITRFAAYLYERDLATREELKEIEQKIQADIEEAVKFAESSPEPDPSELTRFIFAEDE; this is encoded by the coding sequence ATGATTTCCGAACGTACTTTACCAACCTTTAATCCTGCTTCCATCATTATTACCAAAGCTGAAGGTCTTCGCCTATACGAGGATATGGTTTTGGGGCGGATGTTTGAAGATAAATGTGCCGAAATGTATTATCGGGGCAAAATGTTCGGTTTTGTCCACCTCTACAACGGTCAAGAAGCGATATCTAGCGGTATTATTAAAGCCTTGCGTCAGGGAGAAGATTACGTTTCTAGCACCTATCGCGATCACGTCCACGCCCTCAGTGCCGGAGTTCCCGCTAAAGAGGTAATGGCGGAGTTATTCGGCAAAGCTACTGGCTGTAGTAAAGGACGGGGCGGCTCCATGCATATGTTTTCCGCCGAACATAAGCTTTTAGGGGGTTACGCTTTTGTGGCCGAAGGGATTCCCGTCGCTACCGGAGCGGCTTTTCAAAGTAAATACCGTCGCGAAGCCATGGCTGATGCCGGTGCCGATCAGGTAACGGTCTGTTTCTTTGGGGACGGGGCGAGTAATAATGGCCAGTTTTTTGAGTGTCTGAATATGGCCGCCCTCTGGAAGTTACCGATTATCTATGTGGTGGAAAATAATAAGTGGGCGATCGGTATGGCCCACGATCGAGCCACTTCTCAACCGGAAATCTATAAAAAAGCCAGTGTTTTTAGTATGGTCGGTGTGGAAGTGGACGGTATGGATGTGGTCGCCGTTCATGCCGCCGCCAGAGAGGCCGTGGCCCGCGCCCGCGCCGGTGAGGGGCCGACTTTAATTGAGGCCTTAACCTATCGTTTCCGGGGTCACTCTCTAGCAGATCCGGACGAGTTACGCAGTGCTGACGAGAAACAATTCTGGGGCGAAAGAGATCCGATCACTCGCTTTGCCGCCTACCTCTACGAGCGAGATCTGGCCACGAGAGAGGAATTAAAAGAAATCGAGCAGAAAATTCAAGCTGACATCGAGGAAGCGGTTAAATTTGCCGAATCTAGCCCCGAACCCGATCCTAGTGAACTAACTCGCTTTATTTTCGCCGAAGACGAGTAA